The nucleotide window CTCTTGTGTGATCATCACCTTGGTCCTAGCAACCCTGACAATAACATATTCTGAAGCGACAGCTGTGAAATGGACTCACTGGCACAACGTTCACGTCGTCAATGGCTTTTCCCGCAACGATGAGCCATTGATTGTTCATTGCAAATCTAAAAACGATGATCTTGGTGACCACACACTATGGATTAATCAAGAGTTTCGCTGGTATTTCGGCCTGAACTTTTGGTTTACGACTCTCTTCTATTGCAATTTCAAATGGGATTCACAAGAGAAACACATCGACGTTTTCAATACTCCTGATGAAAGCCCCCTTGAGTGCATGGAAAATGAGGAGTGCTTTTGGAAAGTGACTGAGGATGGTTTCTTTGTTAGCGTTGATAATATAAACTGGGTTAAAAAGTTGAATTGGCATGACTAGTATCATATACGTGATCGATCGGAATGTTATGATATTTGCAACTTAAATAAATATATCAAAAATTGAAAAGTGGTGAATGCATGTTATCTGACCCCTGTACCT belongs to Rosa chinensis cultivar Old Blush chromosome 4, RchiOBHm-V2, whole genome shotgun sequence and includes:
- the LOC112198819 gene encoding S-protein homolog 5, whose protein sequence is QNFQNFYLSIFFLHQSSLHFFKLSSNNGKFGKLVTVSPLIVHCKSKNDDLGDHTLWINQEFRWYFGLNFWFTTLFYCNFKWDSQEKHIDVFNTPDESPLECMENEECFWKVTEDGFFVSVDNINWVKKLNWHD